In Syntrophorhabdaceae bacterium, the sequence ATAGGTCTGGGGCATGGGCCCCTCGGCCGCATCGACCAGAAGCAGGGCGCCGTCGGCCATTTTAAGGACGCGCTCTACCTGACCGCCGAAATCGGCGTGGCCCGGGGTGTCAATGATGTTGATCATGTGTTCTTTATAGAAAAAGGAGCCATTCTTGGAGGCGATGGTGATGCCCCGCTCCTTCTCGAGATCCATTGAATCCATGAGCCGCTCTTCCACGACCTGGTTGTTGCGGAAAAGTCCGCTCTGCCGGAATAACTGATCGACAAGGGTTGTCTTGCCGTGGTCGACGTGCGCAATGATCGCAATATTTCTTATTTTTCCCTGCTCCATACTCCCTCTATAATGGCTGACGTTACCGTGTTGATACCGTGGTGCCGGATTGGACATCTATTATACCCCAAAAAGCTCGCTGAATCAATAGGGATTTTCCTCCACTGCCTGCCGCCCTGTCCCGATCCCCGGATGAGGGGAAAAAGTCTTCTGTCGCCCCAATCCCGACCGAAATCATCCATTCCGTCCATAATATATGCCATTCCAGCCTTAAATGTTGTATACTCTTGGTAATACGTCGCCGGAATCGGGCGCGAAATGGAGATAGGATGAGTAACGTTGCAATTTTATGGGACCTTGAGAACGTCAACCCCGGGTCTGATTCACTTTTCCTGGAAGGATTAAACGAATTTGCCGAGGCAAAAGGCCGGGTAGTCACCGCGCGCGCCTACGGTAATTGGGCCAATACATCATTCGCGAAGCTCGCGCCCTCCCTCACGCGAAGATACTTCTATTTAGTCCATATACCTAAAGGCAGAAAAAACAGCTCCGACATGGTGCTCGTGTCGGATACCCTTGAAATAATGCGGATTCACGACCACATCGACTGCTTCATCCTCGTCACGGGTGACAGCGATTTCCGGTTCCTCGTCCTCGAGTTGAGGCGGGCCGGAAAAGTGGTCCACATCGTCTGCAACACCCAGAACGCGTCGGAAGACCTGCTCGCCCTGGCGGACAGCTATGTCGATTACCGGGAGCTCGTGCCCGGCGGCAACGATGAGGAGACGGTAGACAAGCCCGCTCCTGCCGCGGAATCGAAAGGCGGTCAGGCAAAGGCAGCGCCCGCGGCCCCGGCCATGAAGCTCGAAGACTGGTTCATGCTCCTGGCCGAGTCGGCGGACCTCATGCTCAAGAAGAAGGTCAACCCCGGCATAGGCTCGGTCAAGATAAGAATGAAGATGCTGAACGCCAATTTCAACGAGAAGAAGCTCAACTTCGGCCATTGGAGCGAGTTCGTGGCAGCCGCGGTGAAAGCAGGCTATGTGACCATAGAAGGAAGAGGCCCTGAAGCCCTCGTCTATCCCGTACCCGCCATATTCAAGAAAGAAGGCACCCTCCAGCAGGGCTTCAAGACCCTCCTGGAAGTACTCTCAGAGCTCGACAAACACGGCGTCCCCGCCCATCATTCCTACAGAAGCGTTAACTCGAAGCTGATAGAGAAAAAGGTCTATTTCAACCAGCTGGGCTTCGGCCAATTCAAAGAGTTCATCCAGGCAGCAGAGACAAGAGGCTTGGTAGAGTCCCGTGTAGAAGGCCTGAAGCACTCGGTAAAAAAAGCCACTCCCGAGCAGCCCGAAGATGCCGCCCAGGAAAACGGGTAGTACCGGAAAGATAATGATGCAAAGAAAATAAGGATGTCTCAAGAAGGGGGCTTATGGTACATCTTACTCTCGCAGGTCTTGTGCTTTTTTTCACTTTTGTCCCTGTATTGGGCGCCACGGCTGCGGAAGGAGCCGCCGCGGTGGTGAAGACCGTCTCCGGCTCCGCCCAGATCCAGCGACAGGAGAAGGTGATTGCCGCCGTCCCGAAGGAGAAACTTTTCCGGGGCGACACCCTCAAGACCGGGAAAGAGGCTACCCTCGGCATCATCTTCAAGGATGACACGATCCTCACCCTGGGACCGGAGACCACCGTCGTCATCGACGACTTCCTCTTCTCCCCCGCGGAGCAGAAGCTCTCCGTCGCCACGCGGATGCTCCGGGGCACCGTCTCCTATATCTCGGGCATCATCGGCAGGCTCTCTCCCCAATCGGTCAGGTTCGAGACCCCGGTGGCGAGCGTGGGCATCAGGGGCACCAAGTTCCTCGTCCGCATCGAAGAAGAGGAGGCGCCATGAGGCCCCTCCTCTTCATATGCCTCGCCGCCTCCCTCCTTCTTACCGCCTGCGCGTCGCCGGGGAAGAACCAGTTCGTCCTCGTGCCCGGCTCTGACGGGAAGACGGGAAAGATCGAGGTGACAAACCGGGGCGGCTCCCGGACCCTCGATACGGCGAACCAGACGGCGGAGGTGACCGATTCCGTCACCGCGCCCGGATCAGCCCGGACTATGGAGCCTGCCGAGATCGCGCGGATCTTCGGGTCCGTTCTCGCCGCCGAGCCCCTCCCGCCGGCCCGCTTCATCCTCTATTTCGAAACAAACTCCTCCCGGCTCACCGCCGATTCAGGTAAGCTCCTCCCGGAGGTCGTGGCGGCCATCGCGGCGAGGAACTCGGCCGACGTAAGCATCGTGGGCCACTCCGACAGGACCGGCACCCGCGCGAAAAATTACGACCTTTCCCGGGAGAGGGCGCAGCGGGTGAGGGAACTCCTTACCTCCCGGGGCGCCTCCGCCGCGATCCTGGAGGTCGACTCTCACGGACAGGACAATCCCCTCGTCCCCACGGCAGACGGGGTGGCCGAGCCAAGGAACCGGAGGGTCGAGGTAACGGTCCGCTAGGCCTGAAGAGAGGAAGGCCTGCGGTGAATCTCCGCCTTCTCACGCAATCGGTGCTCAGCCGGCCCGGCAACGGGAGGCGCGCGATGGTCCTCGCCACCGCCTGTCTCACTTTCGCCCTTGCCGCGCTCTCCCTCATCCGCCCCGCCTTCATCCAGTTCCTCGACCATCACTTCTACGACGGCCTCGCAAGGAGCGCCCCCGCGGGCCGATCCATAGCGGGGAAGCCACCGCTCATCGTCGATATCGACGAAGCGAGCCTCGCCGAATACGGCCAGTGGCCCTGGCCGAGATACCGCCTCGCCCAACTCCTGGAGAGGCTCCGGGCCATGGGCGCATCCGCCGTGGGCATCGACATCCTCCTCTCCGAGCCCGACCGGACCTCGCCGGTAGTGCTGAGAGAGGCCTTCTCCCGCGACTTCGGAATCGACCTCACCCTTCCCTCCATCCCCCCGAAGCTCGCCGACCACGACCTCCTCCTGGGGGAGGTCCTCCGGTGCGGCCCCTTCGTGACTGCCTTCAAATTCTCCTTTGTCGCCGGGCTCGCTTCCGGAAAAGGGACGCTGCTACCCCACCCCCTGACGGCCGCCGTGGCAGGCCCCGATCCGATTGCCCTAGGGGAGAGCTCCCTCCCCCACGCGAAAAGCGTGGTCTCCTCCCTGCCTGTACTTTCGACAAGCGCCGCCTCGTCGGGCTACATCAATGCCTCGGTCGACCGGGACGGGATTCTCCGGCGCATGCCCCTGGTTACCGAATACGAGGGGAGGCTCTACCCCTGCCTTGCCCTAGCCGCCTTCTCCCTCTCCCGGAATAACCCGCCCACTCTCCTCACCATGGGCCGCGGGGGCGCGGAGAGCCTCCGGGTAGGGACGGCCACCGTGCCCCTCGACCGCCACGGCAGTCTGCTCATCCGCTACCGGGGCCCGGGCAGGACCTTCGAGTACCTCTCTGCAGGGCGGATCCTGAAGGATGAGGACTTCACGGAGAGGGTGAAGGGGAGGATCGTCTTTCTCGGCACCTCGGCCGCGGGCCTGGCCGACATGCGGCCTTCACCCTTCGACTCGCTCTTACCGGGCGTGGAGGTCCATGCCACTGTGGCGGACAACCTCATGAGGGAGGATTTCTTCTCCCACCCCTCCTGGTCCCCCGCAATGGAGCTTCTCCTCCTCCTCGCCACGGGAGGCATCGTGATCTTCCTCTTCACCTGCACGGCCACCCTCTGGAGCCTCGCCTGCCTGCCTGCCATGGCGGCCGCCCTCTGGCTGGGCTCCCTCTTCGCCCTCCATTACGGGGGCGTCTTCATCTCTCCCGTCATGTCCCTCTTCACCCTGGCGTGCGACTTCTCCTCCATCACCCTCTTCAAGTACGGGCGGGAGGCGCGGGAAGCGCGGGCACGGCAGAGGCAACTCACCCTCACTCAGGACTTCACGATCCGCTGCCTCGCGTCGCTCGCCGAATGCTGGGATAGCGAGACGGGCGGCCACATCCTCAGAACCCAACGCTACGTGGACCTCATCTGTCGCCGCCTCGCGGAAAAAGACGGGTACGGCCGCCACCTTGGCCCCGAGACCATCGAGCAGCTCTACAAGTCGTCGCCGCTCCATGACATCGGCAAAGTGGGTGTGCCGGACCATATCCTCCTCAAGCCGGGGAAGCTCACGGAGGAAGAGTTCGAGGAGATGAAGAAACATACCGTCTACGGCCGGGACGCGATCAGGCGGGCCGAGGAGAAGTTCGGCACCGGCACGAGCAGCCATTTCCTCCTCCTCGCCAAGGAGATGGCCTACTCCCGCCACGAGAGGTGGGACGGCACGGGATACCCGGAGCACCTGAGGGGGGAGGAGATCCCCCTCTCCGGGAGGATCATGGCCATCGCCGACGTCTACGACGCCCTCGTGAGCTACCGGGTCTACAAGCCGCCCTTCTCCCACGAGGAGGCGGTCGCCATGATCCTGGGCCTCAAGGGGAGCCTCTTCGACCCGGCCATCGTCGCCGCCTTCCTCGAATCGGAGGAGCAATTCCGGAAGATCGCCGCAGAGCTCTCCGACGACTCGGCCGATTAGCCCCTCCCATCTTCTTTTCCCCCTTGAAATATGGTATACTTAAGCTATGAAAACAGTCTCTACGAATAGGAAGGCGTTTCATGAGTACCACATCGAGGAGAAATTCGAGGCAGGCATCTCGCTTATGGGAACGGAAGTCAAATCCCTGCGGGAAGGCAAGGCCAACCTCGTGGAAAGCTATGCCAAGATCACGAATGGCGAGCTTTTTCTCCTGAACGCCCACATAAGCCCCTATTCGTGCGGAAATTTGTTCAACCACGAGCCGAAGAGGACGCGAAAGCTCCTCGTCCATAAGAGGGAGATCCATCGGCTGGTAGGAAAAATACGGGAGAAGGGATACACGCTCGTGCCTTTGACCATTTACTTCAATGCGAGGAACAAGGCAAAAGTGGAGATCGGTCTCGCAAAAGGCAAGACCCTCTACGACAAGCGTGAATCGATCAAGCGTAAAGACGAGAGACGCATTAATGAAAGAGAAATGAGAATACGATGAAAGGGGGCGATTGGTCTCGACAGGGATGCAAGAGTCAGAGAGGCATGCCGGGTTTTCTGCCGACCCGTAAAAAAGGCGGAACTAAACACAACTGCAGACTCTAACGAGTACGCACTAGCCGCCTAGAGCGGCTACGTCATCCGGACTTTCTTCCTGCTTCAAGTCCGAGTATGGCGTCATTCAAGTAGGATAGTCTTTCCTGAAACCTATAGGGAAAGGCGAAATTAATAGGCATGGGTGGTGTCAAACCTGTCAGTGGGTGTTTCCCCATCCGAGATTAAATCACTGACTACGCATGTAGGCTTTTTGGCTGCTTCTTCTTTGGACGCGGGTTCGATTCCCGCCGCCTCCACCATTTTGGATACGATACGCAGCACACGGAAACCCGCTGGAAACAGCGGGTTTTTTATTTTCCGACGCCGCGCCATGGAATCTCTCTCATAGTCTAGGCAAGGGGAAAAGTGCACAGGCTTTACTGTGAGGGTCGCTTTTTGAGCTTCTTGACTTAATATATTCAAATATATATAATTGGATAAACCCACTGAGGATATCCTGAAGGATATTAGAGCAGAAGATGAAAAAGGAAAAGACGGAAGAAGAGCAGAATCAGCCAAAAAAAGTAGAATGGATAGGAAGTAGCTTAAAAGATATGAAGAAACTTCCCAAGCCCGTCCGTCGAGCATTCGGTACCGCACTCGTAGCGGCTCAATTGGGGGACAAATCGCCTGATGCCAAGCCTCTTAATGGATTTGGCGGGGCAGGCGTATTGGAGGTAATCGAAGATTACCGCACCGATACATACCGAGCGGTCTACACGGTTAAGTTTGCGGGTGTCGTTTACGTGCTGCACGTATTTCAAAAGAAATCGAAGCAGGGGATCAGAACGTCGCGAGGAGATACAGAACTTGTAGAGAAGCGATTAAAAGAAGCGGAAGCTCATTATAGAAGCAGATAATAATCTACCTCACCGCACGCAACGGCGAGATAGACCATGAAAGGGGCATGACATGACAACAAATTATGAGGAAAGCAGTGGCAATGTATTTGCCGATCTTGGATTTCCCAATTCGGAACAAGAACTGGTAAAGGCAAAGTTGACTGTACAAATCTATCAGATCCTCCGGGATAGAGGATTAAAACAAGCCGAAGCCGCAAAGCTTCTGGGCACGACTCAGGCCCAGGTATCCGCGCTTATGCGCTGCCGGCCGGTATCGGTCTCCGTGGGGCGCCTCATGGAATTCCTCACGATATTGGGCCAGGATATCGAGGTTAGGGTCAAGCCGGCGGCCGAGGATGACAAGGGACATATGTCCGTGAATCTGGAGCCGATTCGCAAGGCGGTATAAAGGGTGATCAAGATCAAGCAGTTCGTTACCAATCCGAAAGGGCACAAGATAGCCGTTACCATTGATATAAAAGAGTATGAGAGGTTGAGCAAAATCTTTAAGCTCATCCCTTCTTCTGAGGCATGGCTTTATGAGAACTCGGAAGCCCTGGAAAGCGTCGAGAAAGGATTGCAGGGCGCGGCCCTGGGGAAGGTCTCAAAACTCAATCTAAAAGACCTCTAGGCCTTTCATTCAAGGCCCTCCCCTAAGCTTCCCCAATATTCCATTTTCAAAGAGCAGTGCTTCCGCCGCGGCCATAGAGCGGGCACCTGGGTGCCCGATAATGCCCCTTGCCGGCTAACCCGCACATGTGGTCATGATTCCCCATCGTGCTCAACGAAAGGGGTTTCACGCCCCTTTTCGGCATTTCCCGGCTTGTGCCTCTTGTGACTCACCATGGGGGGGAGGGGGTGTCGGTTAGTTTTCGCGGAATCATTAGGGTTTTACCTCATCAAAGAACTCATCTATGAGTTTGAAGACCTGTTGGACGAACGCCTTATCGAGGGTTTCGCCCCTCGCCTTGATGGACTTTACGAAGACATCCATGGCAACGGCGACCGAGTAATAGACGTCCGGCTCCATCTTCTTATGGACGTCTGCGATCGCTTTCACGACGGCGGTGTAGGCATAGGTGGCCTGGACGTCAATCGCCGTAGGCCCGAGAGTTTCGAAGAACCCCTCATACCGCTTCCTTTGCGCTTCAAGACCGGCGATGAGCTCGGTCTCACCCCTGTTCGCTTCTTTCACTGTCGTCTCCTCTCTCTGTTCTCTTAAGGCACGGCCCTTCCAGCCGCATCGGTCCGCCCATGCCGAGATCGTGGTCCTGTGTATGACAAGCCCCTCTGCCGCAAGCCGCCGCGCCGCCTTCCCGGAGTTATACCCGCATTCCTTCCATGCGAGATATGCCCTTTCACCCGTATCTTCATCAAATTGTACCCGCATGGGAGTACTCCTCCTGTCCCCTTATCGGGGAACCCCGGCGCCGGGTACTATGCAAAGGGACGTCCGACCCGAGCGTCTCGTGAAGACTAACAAAAGGTCCTCCCCTAAGTCTTTGAAAGCAGTTGAAAAAACTCTCTTTAGACGCACGCCCCACCCCGGACGTGCTCCGGCCGGACCAAAAGGGTGGCTTTTTGCCGAAAACCTACGTGCCCCCCCGCAGTTACGGCTATTGAAATACTGAAGGATGTCCCGATCGCTCACGAAACTACATCATGAGAGGGGACGGAAAGTGAAAAAGTAAAGGGCCCCCCTCGATCACCAAGCATGGAGTATAAAGCGGATGCCCTCCTAATCTTGCCGCTACTCCAGAAGTGTTGTAGAATAGACATACTGATTATATAAATGAAGGTGAAATCGATGAATGAAACAAGGCATAGGAAAGAGCCCCCTGTCCGTAAAGCGGAACATCATTTTCATAAATATGATGCCGTCATGAAGGCGCGTATCGCTGAGTATCTATGAAAAAACATGGGGAAACGAAAACAGCTTCAGATGCCATTGAACCGGCAAGCACGCTCACTTTCAAAAAGGCACCTGTCTATACCGTTCAGGATATAATCCTTAAAATCTTGTCTGTCGAGCGATTCGAGGGCGGGTTTCAGATGGACACTCCTCTTGCGGTGATGCTTGGTTTAAGTGCAGTTGACCTCATGAAGCTGTCAAAGAAGATCATGGGCCGACAAAAGATGAATCGGTTCCTTGTGTTGTCGACGGCGATAGTACTGGAAATTCTTGAAAAGAGGTACCTGAATGAAAAGACAGAATGGAGCGCCGTTGTAGATAAAAGCAAAAAATGGTTAGACCGGGAAATAAGTGAAAAATCTCCCATGATTGAGCACACTGCACTCCTGAAGTGGACTGAAAGGTATGTAGGTGGAACTCGAGGGCAACCATAGTGCGATAATAAAGACCCGACTCAAGGTATCTCAACTGGCTACGCTATCCTAAGATGTATTGTATCAGGGGCCCCTTGGGCCCCGACCAGTCACCTCGGGAGTCACGGTGGGCCGAAACCACGTCATCAGAGCGAATTCCCATGGTTGGACTTTAACCAACAAGTCATACGTTCTACACGGCATACGGACGTCCATAACCATATTCACTAGATTGTGTTACCGTTAATGAAGTTATTTAATTTTGATTCCTGAGAAGCAGCTCTCTTTCGATGTTGGGAAATTTTGATTTAAGTTCTTAAGAGCGTCCCTGCTGGTACCCCCTGGATGATCGTGCCATTACCTTCGCCTGCCACTTTTTCATTGAATAAAACCTCTATATATGTGAGAAAGGAATAGAGAAAGGTTCGTCGGCAACACATCGGATGGGGCGACGACATACCGCACGCGCTACCGGGGCATGGGGGTCTCACGAAGACTTTTGACATCGATGACAACTGATTACCACGCGAAATATTACGCCTACGAGCTTAGCCGGACGGGAGGCAGTGGAGTCGACCGGCTGGGGCGCGCCCTTTTCGATGCCTGTGTGGATTTAAACCCCCACC encodes:
- a CDS encoding FecR domain-containing protein, encoding MVHLTLAGLVLFFTFVPVLGATAAEGAAAVVKTVSGSAQIQRQEKVIAAVPKEKLFRGDTLKTGKEATLGIIFKDDTILTLGPETTVVIDDFLFSPAEQKLSVATRMLRGTVSYISGIIGRLSPQSVRFETPVASVGIRGTKFLVRIEEEEAP
- a CDS encoding helix-turn-helix transcriptional regulator yields the protein MTTNYEESSGNVFADLGFPNSEQELVKAKLTVQIYQILRDRGLKQAEAAKLLGTTQAQVSALMRCRPVSVSVGRLMEFLTILGQDIEVRVKPAAEDDKGHMSVNLEPIRKAV
- a CDS encoding type II toxin-antitoxin system RelE/ParE family toxin yields the protein MKKEKTEEEQNQPKKVEWIGSSLKDMKKLPKPVRRAFGTALVAAQLGDKSPDAKPLNGFGGAGVLEVIEDYRTDTYRAVYTVKFAGVVYVLHVFQKKSKQGIRTSRGDTELVEKRLKEAEAHYRSR
- a CDS encoding NYN domain-containing protein; amino-acid sequence: MSNVAILWDLENVNPGSDSLFLEGLNEFAEAKGRVVTARAYGNWANTSFAKLAPSLTRRYFYLVHIPKGRKNSSDMVLVSDTLEIMRIHDHIDCFILVTGDSDFRFLVLELRRAGKVVHIVCNTQNASEDLLALADSYVDYRELVPGGNDEETVDKPAPAAESKGGQAKAAPAAPAMKLEDWFMLLAESADLMLKKKVNPGIGSVKIRMKMLNANFNEKKLNFGHWSEFVAAAVKAGYVTIEGRGPEALVYPVPAIFKKEGTLQQGFKTLLEVLSELDKHGVPAHHSYRSVNSKLIEKKVYFNQLGFGQFKEFIQAAETRGLVESRVEGLKHSVKKATPEQPEDAAQENG
- a CDS encoding CHASE2 domain-containing protein is translated as MNLRLLTQSVLSRPGNGRRAMVLATACLTFALAALSLIRPAFIQFLDHHFYDGLARSAPAGRSIAGKPPLIVDIDEASLAEYGQWPWPRYRLAQLLERLRAMGASAVGIDILLSEPDRTSPVVLREAFSRDFGIDLTLPSIPPKLADHDLLLGEVLRCGPFVTAFKFSFVAGLASGKGTLLPHPLTAAVAGPDPIALGESSLPHAKSVVSSLPVLSTSAASSGYINASVDRDGILRRMPLVTEYEGRLYPCLALAAFSLSRNNPPTLLTMGRGGAESLRVGTATVPLDRHGSLLIRYRGPGRTFEYLSAGRILKDEDFTERVKGRIVFLGTSAAGLADMRPSPFDSLLPGVEVHATVADNLMREDFFSHPSWSPAMELLLLLATGGIVIFLFTCTATLWSLACLPAMAAALWLGSLFALHYGGVFISPVMSLFTLACDFSSITLFKYGREAREARARQRQLTLTQDFTIRCLASLAECWDSETGGHILRTQRYVDLICRRLAEKDGYGRHLGPETIEQLYKSSPLHDIGKVGVPDHILLKPGKLTEEEFEEMKKHTVYGRDAIRRAEEKFGTGTSSHFLLLAKEMAYSRHERWDGTGYPEHLRGEEIPLSGRIMAIADVYDALVSYRVYKPPFSHEEAVAMILGLKGSLFDPAIVAAFLESEEQFRKIAAELSDDSAD
- the smpB gene encoding SsrA-binding protein SmpB gives rise to the protein MKTVSTNRKAFHEYHIEEKFEAGISLMGTEVKSLREGKANLVESYAKITNGELFLLNAHISPYSCGNLFNHEPKRTRKLLVHKREIHRLVGKIREKGYTLVPLTIYFNARNKAKVEIGLAKGKTLYDKRESIKRKDERRINEREMRIR
- a CDS encoding OmpA family protein, encoding MRPLLFICLAASLLLTACASPGKNQFVLVPGSDGKTGKIEVTNRGGSRTLDTANQTAEVTDSVTAPGSARTMEPAEIARIFGSVLAAEPLPPARFILYFETNSSRLTADSGKLLPEVVAAIAARNSADVSIVGHSDRTGTRAKNYDLSRERAQRVRELLTSRGASAAILEVDSHGQDNPLVPTADGVAEPRNRRVEVTVR